The Petrocella atlantisensis genome has a window encoding:
- a CDS encoding type II toxin-antitoxin system Phd/YefM family antitoxin, translated as MPKIHPISDLRNNFNEISEICHQNFEPVYITKNGKGDLVVTSIEYFETLQDKLDLYQKLSVAEAEYASDSPSISHDDFMKELRGKYNVT; from the coding sequence ATGCCAAAAATTCATCCTATTTCAGATTTGCGTAACAATTTCAATGAAATATCCGAAATATGCCATCAAAATTTCGAACCCGTTTATATCACTAAAAATGGTAAAGGCGATCTTGTTGTTACATCGATAGAGTATTTTGAAACACTTCAAGATAAACTTGACTTATATCAAAAATTATCTGTCGCAGAAGCTGAGTATGCATCTGACTCACCATCTATTTCACATGATGATTTTATGAAAGAACTTAGAGGTAAGTATAATGTCACTTAG
- a CDS encoding nucleotidyltransferase family protein produces the protein MDDVVISLAKHLNKENIIWGIGGSYLLKEYGIVDEVHDLDIIVSEEDVKKTVEILDSIAERKTIPVKNEYRTKHFHVYSYRGVSIDVMSTFRIEHDNGVYEFLLDDQSIVIKKQKQGVVIPFTSLEDWLIAYKLMKGREEKVELIENYFRTESLNHRELLERTIKQELPEEIREYIRNILK, from the coding sequence TTGGATGATGTAGTTATCAGTTTGGCAAAACATTTGAATAAGGAAAATATTATATGGGGTATAGGTGGTTCATACTTATTAAAGGAATATGGTATTGTTGATGAAGTTCATGACTTGGATATCATTGTTTCTGAGGAGGATGTGAAGAAGACCGTCGAGATTCTTGATTCTATAGCTGAGAGGAAGACTATACCAGTAAAGAATGAATATAGAACAAAGCATTTCCATGTATATTCCTACAGAGGTGTGAGTATTGATGTGATGTCTACTTTTCGAATTGAGCATGATAATGGCGTTTATGAGTTCTTGTTAGATGATCAGTCGATAGTTATTAAAAAGCAGAAACAGGGAGTTGTTATACCCTTTACAAGTTTAGAAGATTGGCTCATTGCGTATAAATTGATGAAAGGAAGAGAAGAAAAAGTCGAGCTGATAGAGAATTATTTTAGAACAGAAAGTTTGAATCACAGAGAACTTCTAGAAAGAACAATTAAACAAGAATTGCCTGAAGAGATTAGAGAGTATATTAGGAACATACTTAAGTAA
- a CDS encoding nitroreductase family protein translates to MSAGRVTPTACNKQPQRIIVVQRPENVFKVQKAYQTFGSQCILIVCQDKRDALIRPFDEKCSGDIDIGIICDHMMLAARELNIGSVLVGLFDPHIIRKEFSIPEYIEPTVLLILGYPTNGFLSPDRHKTERKPLEDSVMYETYYEDRSL, encoded by the coding sequence ATGTCTGCTGGCCGTGTGACACCAACCGCTTGTAATAAGCAACCACAGCGTATTATTGTAGTTCAACGACCTGAGAATGTTTTCAAGGTTCAAAAAGCATACCAAACTTTCGGTTCTCAATGTATCCTCATCGTATGTCAAGATAAAAGGGATGCTTTAATTCGACCTTTTGACGAAAAATGTTCGGGTGATATAGATATCGGTATTATTTGCGATCACATGATGCTGGCTGCAAGAGAATTGAATATTGGGAGCGTGCTGGTAGGATTATTTGATCCTCATATAATAAGAAAAGAATTTAGCATACCCGAATATATTGAACCAACTGTATTGCTTATCCTAGGTTATCCTACCAATGGCTTTCTGAGTCCTGACCGTCATAAAACGGAAAGAAAGCCTCTTGAGGATTCAGTAATGTATGAGACCTATTACGAGGACAGGTCGTTATGA
- a CDS encoding GNAT family N-acetyltransferase: MKYFKKLVGKEIYLSPMNPDDYEIYCEWINDLTTCIPSGVATNNYTLYQEKDALKKISEGQAFAIVKLNNDEVIGNCSLLDVNNIHGTAELGIFIGSDQNRNKGYGTEASKLLLNYGFKLLNLHNIMIRVLGFNQRALKSYINIGFKEFGRRREAFLINQSYYDEVYMQLLRKDFRSDLLDKQINDIINLS; this comes from the coding sequence ATGAAATATTTCAAAAAGTTGGTAGGGAAAGAGATATATTTATCACCAATGAATCCGGATGATTATGAGATTTATTGTGAGTGGATTAATGATTTAACAACATGTATTCCATCCGGTGTAGCAACTAATAATTATACTTTATATCAAGAAAAGGATGCACTAAAAAAGATTTCTGAAGGTCAGGCATTTGCGATTGTAAAACTTAATAATGATGAAGTGATTGGTAATTGCTCACTACTTGATGTTAATAATATACATGGAACAGCTGAACTGGGTATTTTTATTGGTTCTGATCAAAACAGAAATAAGGGTTATGGGACAGAAGCCTCTAAACTTTTGTTAAACTATGGATTTAAATTATTAAATCTTCATAATATTATGATACGTGTCTTAGGATTTAATCAAAGAGCACTTAAATCTTATATAAACATTGGATTTAAAGAGTTCGGTAGAAGAAGAGAAGCGTTTCTAATTAATCAAAGTTATTACGATGAAGTATATATGCAATTACTTAGAAAAGATTTTAGAAGTGATTTGTTAGACAAGCAGATTAATGATATCATTAATTTGTCATAG
- a CDS encoding flavodoxin family protein: MNSTVVVYYSKDNNTRTGAKILSDRIGAKIVELTEIRKGNFIQALTKKSSKLAGDPWGEIKDAKIIYLMSPIWASNGVPAVNAFLDKADLTNKEVTIITFQQFADLRNSDNVHNYFRNKVQDKNGIVLDCYAFLGGKMGHCAEEIYIRTQIDKLFPTE, from the coding sequence ATGAATTCGACTGTAGTTGTATATTATTCAAAAGATAACAATACTCGAACTGGAGCAAAGATTTTAAGCGATAGAATAGGAGCAAAAATAGTTGAGTTAACAGAAATAAGGAAAGGAAATTTTATTCAAGCGCTAACTAAAAAGAGTTCAAAACTTGCAGGAGATCCATGGGGTGAGATAAAAGATGCTAAGATAATATACTTAATGTCACCAATATGGGCAAGTAATGGTGTTCCAGCCGTGAATGCTTTTTTAGACAAAGCAGATTTGACAAATAAAGAAGTAACAATAATAACATTTCAACAATTTGCAGATTTAAGAAATAGCGATAATGTACATAATTATTTTAGAAATAAGGTTCAAGATAAGAATGGAATTGTATTAGATTGTTATGCATTTTTAGGTGGTAAGATGGGACATTGTGCAGAAGAAATTTATATTAGGACACAGATAGATAAATTATTTCCTACAGAATAG
- a CDS encoding type II toxin-antitoxin system RelE/ParE family toxin produces MSLSFNVIYKESAMNDTYAILDYISRDNPNAAEKFIQKITDRIGNLSQFPFLGTLPNEFELRKKGYRMLLIDSYIVFYIPVQALNEVRIHRILSLKQNYSTFL; encoded by the coding sequence ATGTCACTTAGCTTTAATGTAATCTACAAGGAATCTGCAATGAATGATACATATGCGATACTTGACTATATCTCAAGAGATAATCCAAATGCTGCTGAAAAGTTTATTCAAAAAATAACTGACAGAATTGGTAATTTAAGCCAATTTCCTTTCCTTGGCACGCTACCCAATGAATTTGAACTCAGAAAAAAAGGTTATAGAATGTTATTAATCGACTCATATATTGTATTCTATATTCCAGTTCAAGCACTCAACGAAGTACGTATACATAGAATTCTTTCATTAAAACAAAATTACTCAACGTTTTTATAA
- a CDS encoding YkvA family protein — MKGKEMNLLESAKKLKKEIGTLYYSYRDERTPLFAKVFSIFVVSYALSPIDLIPDFIPILGYLDDIILLPIGIYFALKMIPDVVIVDSRDRAEKEFMKDRKSNYFVAGVIVIIWFIIILEIAHIII; from the coding sequence ATGAAAGGTAAAGAGATGAATTTACTAGAAAGTGCAAAGAAACTAAAAAAAGAAATTGGTACACTATACTATTCGTATAGAGATGAAAGGACACCATTGTTTGCCAAAGTGTTTTCTATATTTGTAGTCAGTTATGCTCTAAGTCCCATTGATCTGATTCCTGACTTTATTCCAATATTGGGATATCTTGATGATATTATCTTATTACCAATTGGAATATATTTCGCTTTAAAGATGATTCCAGATGTAGTGATTGTGGATTCTAGAGATAGAGCAGAGAAGGAATTTATGAAAGATCGAAAGAGCAATTATTTTGTTGCAGGAGTCATCGTAATTATATGGTTCATAATAATACTAGAGATTGCCCATATAATTATATAA
- a CDS encoding VanZ family protein, whose product MQHRKMDRSKSLKVFLLMMYLAFISYFGFISKIAGRTQLHKNKLNLIPFNTVLQYFSFSDMSDLLNFVINIFGNLIVFMPVGMFIPVFFGNRIWSSRISYVLIIGFLFSLGVESTQLIMSVGVFDVDDLLLNTVGALIGWYLYRHIWKVGNNC is encoded by the coding sequence ATGCAGCATCGCAAGATGGATAGATCAAAAAGTTTAAAGGTTTTTCTTTTGATGATGTATCTGGCTTTTATAAGTTATTTTGGATTCATTTCTAAGATTGCAGGTAGAACTCAGTTACATAAAAATAAATTAAACCTTATACCTTTCAATACAGTTTTGCAATATTTTTCGTTTTCAGACATGTCTGATTTGCTTAATTTTGTAATCAATATCTTTGGTAATTTAATTGTTTTTATGCCAGTTGGCATGTTTATACCGGTATTTTTTGGTAACAGAATATGGTCAAGTAGAATTTCATATGTCTTAATAATTGGATTTCTCTTCAGTTTAGGTGTTGAATCGACTCAATTAATCATGTCAGTGGGCGTGTTTGACGTGGATGATTTGCTACTTAACACAGTGGGTGCATTAATTGGATGGTATCTATATAGACACATATGGAAAGTAGGCAACAATTGTTAA
- a CDS encoding serine hydrolase domain-containing protein, with protein sequence MNKEKLHSLIEKDQPNICQIFIYQEGIEVYSDEWNNYKKDDCTHIMSATKSVVALLIGIAIDQGLIQSVDDKVIDYFPDYIVKREEKTIYDVTIKHLLTMKAPYKCKGDPWTKVCSSNDWTLVSLDLLGGRKGICKEFNYQTVCLHILTGILTKATKMTPVDFANKYLFKPISVHKHKNYYAATAEEHKDFIMNKKPKENVWFCDPQDIGTAGYGLCFSAEDMAKIGQLCLNKGYYNDKQIVSSKWIEEMTKPRIVTGEKFGNMLYGYLWWIIDDEKNIYAAIGNSGNVIYIDPENSLVISITSYFKPTVFDRIEFVEEIIKPYIFK encoded by the coding sequence ATGAATAAAGAAAAATTGCATAGTCTAATTGAAAAAGATCAACCAAACATATGTCAAATCTTTATTTATCAAGAAGGAATTGAAGTATATTCTGACGAATGGAATAATTATAAAAAAGATGATTGTACTCATATAATGTCTGCAACGAAAAGTGTTGTTGCATTATTGATTGGAATAGCAATAGATCAAGGATTAATTCAAAGCGTAGACGATAAAGTGATAGATTATTTTCCCGATTACATTGTTAAACGTGAAGAAAAAACAATTTATGATGTTACCATCAAACATTTATTGACGATGAAAGCGCCTTATAAATGTAAAGGAGATCCATGGACAAAAGTGTGTTCAAGTAACGATTGGACGTTAGTATCATTAGATTTGCTAGGAGGCAGGAAAGGAATCTGTAAGGAATTTAATTATCAGACTGTCTGCTTACACATATTAACAGGTATATTAACTAAAGCAACCAAAATGACCCCAGTTGACTTTGCAAACAAGTATCTATTTAAGCCAATTAGCGTGCATAAACATAAGAATTACTATGCAGCAACAGCTGAAGAGCATAAAGATTTTATAATGAATAAGAAGCCAAAAGAAAATGTTTGGTTTTGTGATCCACAGGATATTGGAACAGCAGGCTATGGTTTGTGTTTTTCAGCAGAAGATATGGCCAAAATAGGTCAGCTTTGCCTGAATAAAGGCTATTATAATGATAAACAAATAGTATCTTCCAAGTGGATTGAAGAAATGACAAAACCACGAATTGTTACAGGGGAAAAATTTGGAAATATGTTATATGGCTATCTTTGGTGGATAATTGATGACGAAAAAAACATTTATGCAGCAATTGGCAATAGTGGAAATGTGATTTATATCGATCCTGAAAACAGTTTAGTGATTTCTATAACTTCTTATTTCAAGCCAACTGTTTTTGATAGGATTGAATTTGTTGAAGAAATTATTAAACCTTATATTTTTAAATAG
- a CDS encoding CPBP family intramembrane glutamic endopeptidase has product MEDAMLMFMAMLAGPSFAGIFMTAVVDGRNGLRELFARMIRWRVEIRWYLVVLIPPIFILLVLLTLSGLVSPVFVPSFTMIGLVIGLLAGFFEEIGWVGFALPKMQEKYNSLYTGLIIGVFWGLWHLLAGYLGSSATLGIFWVPHFVSMFILAMTATRVIIVWVYNHTKSVLLAQLIHASSTGFLYTLGPSPISPANEILWYIIYALTLWVFVIVIYSRYGNQLKR; this is encoded by the coding sequence ATGGAAGATGCTATGCTCATGTTTATGGCAATGCTAGCTGGACCAAGCTTTGCTGGTATATTTATGACAGCTGTTGTCGATGGAAGAAATGGATTGAGGGAATTATTTGCTCGGATGATTAGGTGGCGAGTTGAAATACGCTGGTACTTGGTGGTACTTATCCCCCCAATTTTTATTTTATTAGTTCTATTAACACTTTCTGGTTTGGTATCCCCAGTTTTTGTCCCTAGTTTCACAATGATAGGCCTGGTAATAGGCCTTCTAGCTGGTTTTTTTGAGGAAATTGGCTGGGTAGGGTTTGCCCTTCCCAAGATGCAGGAGAAATATAATTCCTTATATACTGGTCTCATTATTGGTGTGTTCTGGGGCTTATGGCACTTATTGGCTGGTTATTTAGGTTCCTCAGCCACACTTGGAATATTTTGGGTGCCACATTTTGTTTCTATGTTTATCTTAGCCATGACGGCTACCAGAGTTATTATAGTTTGGGTATACAATCATACAAAAAGTGTTTTACTTGCGCAGCTAATACATGCAAGTTCAACAGGATTTTTGTATACTCTCGGTCCCTCACCGATATCGCCAGCAAATGAGATTCTTTGGTACATAATTTATGCATTAACTCTATGGGTTTTTGTTATAGTGATTTATTCAAGATATGGAAATCAATTGAAACGCTGA